A genomic stretch from Arachis stenosperma cultivar V10309 chromosome 3, arast.V10309.gnm1.PFL2, whole genome shotgun sequence includes:
- the LOC130970771 gene encoding ankyrin repeat-containing protein BDA1-like, translating into MANNVSPLEEAALSGDIDRLYALIQGDPDILNDADAKPFVSTPLHIAASVDLRTNPELELKYLYFATEIMVLMPSFALKLNQQGFSPVHLAIQNGHSKLARRFVDMNKELARVKGREGTTPLHLVSQIGDCDLLTFFLSACPDSIEDVNARDETALHVAVRYEQFDALRVLVGWLKGNTRKGAARLERSMLNWRDVAGNTILHLSVIKHDIQALDFLLKDRYIIDLNVKNSENKTALDEATGRSEDMKSKLSKAGARLGTSLEDSSMLAAATSEMYKILDEDLFETQTIIRRIRGNISDNQRDAYLVAATLILTTVYQSALSPPGGLYQADASNLNATSSLNSAASKSVLSTVNFASLALINSSALFYAIIAFLVIIPEGMIGGMLVAPSVYVGISYFYSLAIISPPRHETTGHPIAGQVMLLIVIIFSGIVIALLLNGFGFGAYLGTTQLTALEKYMPRLPRRFTSRNNNASNI; encoded by the exons ATGGCAAATAATGTAAGCCCGTTGGAGGAAGCTGCTCTTTCGGGAGATATAGACCGTCTCTACGCTCTAATTCAGGGGGATCCAGATATCTTGAATGATGCTGATGCGAAACCATTTGTTAGCACACCTTTGCATATTGCTGCATCCGTGGATCTCAGGACGAATCCTGAGCTGGAGCTCAAGTATCTCTACTTTGCCACTGAGATCATGGTGTTGATGCCCTCATTTGCTTTGAAGCTCAATCAGCAAGGGTTCAGCCCCGTGCACCTTGCTATCCAAAATGGGCATAGCAAACTGGCTCGTCGCTTTGTAGACATGAACAAAGAGCTTGCCAGAGTGAAAGGAAGGGAGGGCACCACCCCTCTTCATCTTGTAAGTCAAATAGGAGATTGTGACCTCTTAACTTTCTTTCTGTCAGCTTGTCCAGATTCCATTGAAGATGTGAACGCCAGAGATGAGACTGCTCTTCACGTTGCAGTGAGATATGAGCAGTTTGATGCTCTCAGGGTGCTGGTTGGGTGGCTCAAGGGAAATACCCGCAAGGGTGCTGCAAGACTAGAAAGATCCATGTTGAACTGGAGAGATGTGGCAGGCAACACCATTTTGCACCTTTCTGTTATCAAACACGACATACAG GCTCTTGATTTTCTGCTAAAAGATCGTTATATTATAGATTTAAATGTGAAGAATTCGGAGAATAAGACAGCACTAGACGAAGCCACTGGTCGTAGTGAAGATATGAAGAGCAAATTATCAAAGGCTGGAGCAAGACTTGGCACATCACTTGAAGATAGTTCCATGTTGGCAGCTGCTACATCTGAAATGTACAAAATCTTAGATGAAGATTTGTTTGAAACTCAAACAATCATAAGGCGTATCAGAGGGAACATATCAGACAACCAACGAGATGCTTATTTGGTAGCGGCTACTCTGATTCTAACCACAGTCTATCAATCGGCGCTGAGCCCCCCTGGTGGACTTTATCAGGCCGACGCCAGTAATCTGAATGCTACTTCATCACTCAATTCTGCTGCTAGCAAATCGGTCTTGTCCACCGTTAACTTCGCTTCCCTTGCATTGATTAACTCGTCTGCCCTCTTCTACGCAATTATAGCATTTCTGGTAATAATACCAGAGGGCATGATCGGCGGCATGCTGGTAGCTCCAAGTGTTTACGTTGGCATCAGCTATTTCTATTCTTTGGCAATTATAAGCCCCCCACGGCATGAAACAACCGGGCACCCGATTGCTGGTCAAGTGATGCTTCTAATTGTCATCATCTTCTCTGGAATTGTCATTGCACTCCTGTTGAATGGTTTCGGTTTCGGTGCATACTTAGGCACAACACAATTAACAGCACTCGAGAAATACATGCCGCGCCTGCCTAGAAGGTTTACGAGTAGAAACAATAATGCAAGTAACATATAG
- the LOC130970772 gene encoding ankyrin repeat-containing protein BDA1-like — protein sequence MANVISPLEEAAKSGDINRLYALIEANPYILEDVDAIPFVETPLHTAASAGHIHFATEIMRLKPSFALKLDTHGLSPVHLAIQKGHGQLVRRLVDINNDLVRVKGREGITPLHTIVSQKGEAQVLAYFLEVCPDSIEDVTVRMETALHVAVKHQQLEALQVLIGWLRTNTRRGAATLERSILNWKDEGGNTILHLSALNHDIQALNLLIKCKRMNLNSKNSENRTALDRACSTEMERELEKVGAKRGSSVKDDPTLATQLKLNITLHRRIIIRVKRTRHNISDIQRESYLVVAALLLTGIYQTVLSPPAGKSVLSASGFVAILAINTLVLLVTTLTILTLILSSSVGFLLLGPIFSFAFSYLYSMQLISPTTGGRHIATVTMVVYVVIYCLVAIEMMMNLPSASSLTLKAKRFYADLKLELHKFIV from the exons ATGGCGAATGTTATTAGCCCGTTAGAAGAAGCTGCTAAATCCGGAGACATAAACCGTCTCTACGCGCTAATTGAAGCAAATCCATATATTCTAGAAGACGTGGATGCCATACCCTTTGTTGAGACTCCTCTGCATACAGCTGCATCTGCTGGCCACATCCACTTTGCTACTGAGATTATGAGATTGAAACCTTCATTTGCTTTGAAGCTAGACACGCATGGCCTCAGCCCCGTCCACCTTGCCATTCAAAAAGGCCATGGCCAACTGGTTCGTCGCCTCGTGGACATCAACAACGACCTCGTCCGAGTCAAAGGAAGAGAAGGCATTACTCCTCTTCATACAATTGTAAGTCAAAAGGGAGAAGCTCAAGTTTTGGCCTATTTTCTCGAGGTTTGTCCTGACTCCATTGAGGATGTGACTGTGAGAATGGAGACTGCGCTTCATGTTGCGGTGAAACATCAACAGTTGGAGGCTCTGCAAGTGCTCATTGGTTGGCTCAGGACAAATACTCGCAGAGGTGCTGCAACCTTGGAACGCTCTATCTTGAACTGGAAAGACGAGGGAGGCAACACCATCTTACATCTTTCAGCTCTCAATCATGACATACAA GCTCTGAATTTGTTGATAAAGTGTAAAAGGATGAATTTAAACAGCAAgaactcagaaaacagaacagcTTTAGACAGAGCTTGTAGCACAGAGATGGAGAGAGAATTAGAGAAGGTTGGAGCAAAACGCGGTTCATCGGTTAAAGATGATCCCACCCTTgcaactcaactcaaactaaaCATCACACTTCACCGAAGAATAATTATCCGTGTAAAACGCACTAGACACAATATCTCAGATATACAGCGCGAATCTTACTTGGTAGTTGCAGCTCTGCTTCTAACCGGAATCTACCAAACTGTACTTAGTCCTCCGGCCGGAAAATCTGTCCTGTCAGCCAGTGGTTTTGTTGCCATATTAGCCATTAACACGCTCGTGCTTTTGGTCACAACACTTACGATTCTTACACTAATACTCAGCAGTTCCGTTGGGTTTCTGTTGCTTGGGCCAATTTTTTCCTTTGCCTTCAGCTATCTTTATTCTATGCAGCTGATATCGCCAACAACTGGAGGTAGACACATAGCTACGGTTACGATGGTTGTTTATGTTGTTATTTATTGCTTGGTAGCCATTGAAATGATGATGAACTTACCTTCAGCATCTTCGTTGACTTTGAAGGCGAAAAGATTCTATGCAGACTTAAAGTTAGAACTACACAAGTTTATAGTTTGA
- the LOC130968915 gene encoding E3 ubiquitin-protein ligase RDUF1-like — protein sequence MNFETQPGTASFWCYSCASFVHIMDETETNNILCPNCNSGFVEQIRPDPSPDHFFSPFSDVSDSSHQGFRRRRRSAAGNRSPFNPVIVLRGPSDDADREGGPAFELYYDDGDGSGLRPLPPAIAEFLLGSGFDRLLEQFSQIETNAFGRLENPPASKAAIESMPAVEIAEAHVRAEAHCAVCKEAFELRAEARELPCKHIYHTDCIVPWLSIRNSCPVCRHELPSDQNSLMSGSIDEESIGLTIWRLPGGGFAVGRFSGGRRAGENHLPVVYTEMDGALNPNGAPRRISRSVRSNRVRESHGIRRVFRNFMSIFGRLGSSRSRFFGPERVSLRSVFNRNSRRRTWRFED from the coding sequence ATGAACTTCGAAACGCAACCTGGAACGGCGTCGTTTTGGTGTTACAGCTGCGCAAGCTTCGTTCACATCATGGACGAAACTGAAACCAACAACATCCTCTGCCCTAACTGCAATAGCGGTTTTGTCGAACAGATCCGACCCGACCCGTCTCCGGACCACTTTTTCAGCCCCTTCTCCGACGTCTCCGATTCCAGCCACCAAGGTTTCCGCCGTCGCCGCCGCAGTGCCGCGGGAAACCGCTCCCCTTTCAATCCTGTGATTGTTCTCCGTGGCCCCAGCGATGACGCCGATCGTGAAGGTGGTCCTGCCTTCGAGCTATACTACGACGACGGCGACGGAAGCGGTTTACGGCCTCTGCCGCCAGCTATTGCGGAGTTTCTGTTAGGTTCGGGATTTGACCGGCTTTTGGAGCAGTTCTCGCAGATCGAGACGAACGCGTTTGGGCGGCTGGAGAATCCACCCGCTTCTAAGGCGGCGATAGAGTCGATGCCGGCGGTGGAGATCGCGGAGGCGCACGTGCGTGCCGAAGCGCACTGCGCCGTGTGTAAGGAAGCATTTGAGCTACGTGCGGAGGCGCGTGAGCTTCCATGTAAGCACATATACCACACCGATTGCATCGTTCCGTGGCTTTCGATTCGAAATTCGTGCCCTGTGTGTCGACACGAGCTTCCTTCGGATCAGAATTCGTTGATGTCGGGTTCAATCGACGAGGAATCGATTGGATTAACGATTTGGAGGCTGCCGGGAGGGGGATTCGCCGTCGGTAGATTTTCTGGTGGCCGGAGAGCAGGTGAAAACCACCTTCCCGTCGTGTACACGGAGATGGACGGAGCACTGAACCCTAACGGAGCTCCGAGGAGGATTTCGCGTTCTGTGAGGAGCAATAGGGTTAGGGAAAGTCATGGAATTCGTAGGGTTTTTCGAAATTTCATGTCAATTTTTGGAAGATTGGGTTCTAGCAGGTCTAGATTTTTTGGTCCGGAACGCGTTTCGCTGAGATCGGTGTTCAATAGGAACTCGCGGAGGCGAACATGGAGATTTGAAGATTGA